In the genome of Pseudomonas sp. P5_109, one region contains:
- a CDS encoding Bug family tripartite tricarboxylate transporter substrate binding protein, with translation MSALIRRFSRCMAAGLTAAVLVAPAFALDTVKFMAPGSVGGGYDQTARVLGKAMVEANTAKAVTFENKGGAGGTLGLAQFANSTKGDPNALLVVGAIMVAGIEQNKPQISLKDVTPIARLFTEYNVIAVRKESEFKTLDDLIKAFKDKPTSITWGGGSKGSVDHIGIAELAGKLDVPVNKVNYVAFGGGGEVVAQALGGQLKVITGGYAELGQYIKNGQFRVLAIGAPERVPGIDAPTLKESGYDVIIGNWRGVYGAAGLTPEQRKEVTDAVVAATNSKVWQDNIQANAWTPSVLTGDEFGKFVEEEHVRLRAMLVKVGLL, from the coding sequence ATGTCCGCCTTGATCCGTCGTTTCAGTCGCTGCATGGCCGCAGGTTTGACTGCTGCCGTGCTTGTCGCACCCGCCTTCGCGCTCGATACCGTCAAGTTCATGGCCCCGGGCTCGGTGGGCGGTGGTTACGACCAGACCGCCCGGGTCCTGGGCAAGGCCATGGTCGAAGCCAATACGGCCAAGGCGGTAACCTTCGAGAACAAGGGCGGAGCGGGCGGGACCCTGGGGCTGGCGCAATTTGCCAACAGCACCAAGGGTGATCCGAACGCCTTGCTGGTGGTCGGCGCGATCATGGTCGCGGGCATCGAGCAGAACAAACCGCAGATCAGCCTGAAGGATGTGACGCCCATTGCCCGGCTGTTCACCGAGTACAACGTGATCGCCGTGCGCAAGGAATCTGAATTCAAGACCCTCGATGACCTGATCAAGGCGTTCAAGGACAAACCGACCAGCATTACCTGGGGCGGCGGCTCCAAGGGCTCGGTCGACCACATCGGTATCGCCGAGCTTGCCGGCAAACTGGATGTTCCGGTCAACAAGGTCAACTACGTGGCCTTTGGTGGCGGCGGTGAGGTGGTTGCCCAGGCGCTGGGCGGCCAGCTCAAGGTGATCACCGGCGGTTACGCGGAGCTTGGCCAGTACATCAAGAACGGTCAGTTCCGTGTCCTTGCCATCGGTGCGCCGGAGCGTGTTCCCGGCATTGATGCGCCAACTCTCAAGGAAAGCGGCTACGACGTGATCATCGGCAACTGGCGCGGCGTTTATGGTGCGGCGGGCCTCACCCCGGAGCAGCGTAAAGAGGTGACCGACGCCGTCGTGGCCGCCACCAACAGCAAGGTCTGGCAGGACAATATCCAGGCCAACGCCTGGACGCCCAGCGTGCTGACCGGCGATGAGTTCGGCAAATTCGTCGAGGAAGAACACGTGCGGTTGCGCGCCATGCTGGTCAAGGTCGGGCTGCTTTGA
- a CDS encoding DUF2790 domain-containing protein — translation MKMLIAGFVALLATGSAFAATQSTSPVIHDKDGFYVPVDVAKVLSMTDLNGKCGIVPAQFNYLDHQGREHQLDYQVQGVGCIGEN, via the coding sequence ATGAAAATGTTGATTGCTGGTTTTGTCGCCCTGCTCGCCACCGGTTCGGCGTTTGCCGCTACCCAGTCCACCTCGCCGGTCATCCATGACAAAGACGGCTTCTATGTCCCGGTGGATGTGGCCAAAGTGCTGTCCATGACCGACCTCAACGGCAAGTGCGGCATCGTGCCGGCGCAGTTCAACTACCTCGACCACCAGGGTCGCGAACACCAGCTGGACTATCAAGTCCAGGGCGTTGGCTGCATTGGCGAGAACTGA
- a CDS encoding heavy metal response regulator transcription factor: MNILVVEDEPKAGNYLLNGLQELGYTVSLARDGVDGLHLALEHDFDVIVLDVMMPKMDGWEVLRRLRKEADTPVLFLTARDDIADRIKGLELGADDYLIKPFSFAELVARLRTLTRRGPTREEEHLHVDDLQIDVLKRRVSRAGNRITLTNKEFALLHLFATHQGEVLSRSMIASRVWDMNFDSDTNVVDVAVRRLRLKIDDPFPLKLIHSVRGIGYRFDTQP; the protein is encoded by the coding sequence ATGAACATCCTCGTAGTCGAAGACGAACCCAAGGCCGGCAATTACCTGCTCAACGGCCTGCAGGAACTCGGATACACCGTGAGCCTGGCGCGCGATGGCGTCGATGGCTTGCACCTGGCCCTGGAGCACGATTTCGATGTGATCGTGCTGGACGTGATGATGCCGAAGATGGATGGCTGGGAAGTCCTGCGCCGCCTGCGCAAGGAAGCCGACACGCCAGTGCTGTTCCTCACCGCCCGGGATGACATCGCCGACCGCATCAAAGGCCTCGAACTGGGCGCCGACGATTACCTGATCAAGCCGTTTTCCTTCGCCGAACTGGTGGCACGCCTGCGCACCCTGACCCGCCGTGGCCCTACCCGGGAAGAAGAACACCTGCACGTCGACGACCTGCAGATCGACGTGCTCAAGCGCCGCGTCAGCCGCGCCGGCAACCGCATCACCCTGACCAACAAGGAATTCGCCCTGTTGCACCTGTTCGCCACCCATCAGGGCGAGGTGCTGTCACGCTCGATGATCGCCTCGCGGGTCTGGGACATGAATTTCGACAGCGACACCAATGTCGTCGATGTCGCGGTGCGCCGCCTGCGCCTGAAAATCGATGATCCGTTCCCGCTCAAGCTGATCCACAGCGTACGCGGCATCGGCTACCGCTTCGACACTCAACCCTGA
- a CDS encoding heavy metal sensor histidine kinase, whose protein sequence is MNAMTPLRSASRLSHSLTLRLALVFALLAFVSLALLGVALYRDLERELIHRDDIALITRIDQLRTFLNDSNTLDLIKAKPALFQNMMGNREALLTIGTPGQPPLLVVNPGNLNMPVLTPVAMDHRLTLDDVQHLPNVNGVPFSALAATIDSGDLGSLQVVTGRLMTERTAVLAEYRFNVYLFASVAAILLALSGYLLVHRGLLPLRRLARHTQSIDVGNLNERLDSQGAPLELLPMIDAFNAMLDRLDKGFIQLGQVSTDMAHELRTPINNLLGETQVALQQNRSTDAYQQLLASNVEELERLARMLDNMLFLARTDPRSALRQRQELDAADEMQRMADYFEGPATDVGICINARGSGLIWAEPMLLRRALANLCANAIKYGAPQSELYIHAQPTADGIQVHVRNHGPTIPAQHLPRLFERFYRVDESRERSAQSNGLGLSIVATIMQLHNGACHVSSVDGITCFELFFPARQQHE, encoded by the coding sequence ATGAATGCCATGACACCGCTGCGATCCGCCTCCCGCCTCAGCCATTCCCTGACCCTGCGTCTGGCGCTGGTGTTTGCCCTGTTGGCGTTTGTCTCGCTGGCGCTGCTCGGCGTCGCGCTGTACCGCGACCTGGAGCGCGAGTTGATCCATCGCGACGACATTGCCCTGATCACCCGCATCGACCAGTTGCGCACTTTCCTCAACGACAGCAACACCCTCGACCTGATCAAGGCCAAGCCGGCGCTGTTCCAGAACATGATGGGCAACCGTGAGGCCCTGCTGACCATCGGCACCCCTGGCCAGCCACCGTTGCTGGTGGTCAACCCGGGCAACCTGAACATGCCGGTGCTGACCCCGGTGGCGATGGATCATCGGCTGACCCTGGACGACGTGCAGCATTTGCCCAACGTCAATGGCGTGCCGTTTTCCGCCCTGGCGGCGACCATCGACTCCGGTGACCTGGGCAGCCTGCAAGTGGTGACCGGGCGCCTGATGACCGAGCGCACCGCCGTGCTCGCCGAATACCGCTTCAATGTGTACCTGTTCGCCAGCGTCGCGGCGATTCTGCTGGCGCTGTCCGGTTATCTGCTGGTGCATCGCGGCCTGTTGCCCCTGCGGCGCCTGGCCCGCCACACCCAGAGCATCGACGTCGGCAACCTCAACGAACGCCTCGACAGCCAGGGCGCGCCGCTGGAGCTGCTGCCGATGATCGACGCCTTCAACGCCATGCTCGACCGCCTGGACAAAGGCTTCATCCAACTGGGCCAGGTATCGACCGACATGGCCCACGAACTGCGCACGCCGATCAACAACCTGCTCGGCGAAACCCAGGTGGCCCTGCAGCAGAACCGCAGCACCGACGCCTATCAGCAGCTATTGGCTTCGAATGTCGAAGAACTCGAACGCCTGGCGCGCATGCTCGACAACATGCTGTTCCTGGCCCGCACCGACCCGCGCAGTGCCTTGCGCCAACGTCAGGAGCTGGATGCCGCTGACGAAATGCAACGCATGGCCGACTACTTCGAAGGCCCGGCGACCGACGTTGGCATCTGCATCAATGCCCGGGGCAGCGGTCTGATCTGGGCCGAGCCGATGTTGCTGCGTCGTGCATTGGCCAACCTGTGCGCCAACGCCATCAAGTACGGCGCCCCGCAGTCCGAGCTGTACATCCACGCCCAGCCGACCGCCGACGGCATCCAGGTCCACGTGCGCAACCACGGCCCGACCATCCCGGCCCAGCATCTGCCACGGCTGTTCGAACGTTTCTACCGGGTCGATGAGTCCCGCGAACGCTCGGCCCAATCCAACGGCCTGGGCCTGTCGATCGTGGCGACGATCATGCAACTGCACAACGGTGCCTGCCATGTCAGCAGCGTCGACGGCATCACCTGCTTCGAACTGTTTTTCCCGGCGCGGCAACAGCATGAGTAG
- a CDS encoding DUF3772 domain-containing protein has translation MRNVWKSMICLAFALLAASPGWLLAAPTADTLAPNPTTPVISIADDELLGLQNQLNSLKQQVSQASNYTQLESSQDLVQVLIQDIERLSTSLLPGQTQLQAQLNVLGPVPLAENAQITSAITTQRDTLSEQKSKIDGQLKTLAALKISAAELITQIGSIRRSLIEAEVTQQTSSILNPGFWSPLFDLPYDDRQRFNTLIGQLDATHRAAWQPGQRGITAALLLLALVIWTVGRKLAGRFLAWLCIHRMPEGRLRRSSLALASVVATVLSAGIALQLLHFAGTRQLPYSPLLADLAQYLEKLAYTCVLITGLSRALLSTKHPSWRLPDIADEVALAMEPYPRLLASLLLVLVTLVQMSNVTGMSAEVVLFGRGIVALVAALVIGALLLRVSKTRRELIVAGEAPEGVTTSAGLIYALTGAAVVVSLLALVTGYVTMARFITYEMVWVFIIFSGFYLLTQVYQDTCDYLFSPRQAAGKAIKQLLGIGNPRLEQICTVFSGAGRAILMLIGVIALFVGGVGTTLGQLVTGTVAILGGEGLRKLNIVPDNLLRAFLTLMIGVYLIRTLRRWLDKEFLPKTEMDPGMCASLSTLFANIGYASVVLLTLSSLGIKWTNLAWIVSALSVGIGFGLQEIVKNFISGLILLTERPVKVGDLISISGVEGDIRRINVRATEIQLADRSIMIVPNSHLISQNLRNVTLGGSAQGVVILELMFPLDIDPELVQNLLMDSYTEHESILDKPAPFLRFSQLKPEGITLTITGYVGSPRTVGAIKSELLFEILKRLGAAGIELAKPPPAA, from the coding sequence ATGCGCAATGTATGGAAGTCAATGATCTGCCTCGCTTTCGCGCTGCTGGCGGCAAGCCCGGGATGGCTGTTGGCGGCGCCCACGGCCGACACCCTGGCTCCCAATCCCACGACCCCGGTCATCAGCATCGCCGACGACGAACTGCTGGGGTTGCAAAACCAACTCAACAGCCTCAAGCAGCAGGTGTCCCAGGCGAGCAACTACACCCAGCTGGAAAGCTCACAGGACCTGGTGCAGGTACTGATTCAGGACATTGAACGCCTGTCCACATCGCTGCTGCCTGGACAGACGCAGTTGCAGGCACAACTCAACGTGCTGGGACCCGTGCCGCTCGCCGAGAACGCCCAGATAACGTCTGCCATTACCACCCAGCGAGACACCCTCAGCGAGCAAAAAAGCAAGATCGATGGCCAACTCAAAACCCTGGCCGCGCTGAAAATAAGTGCCGCCGAGCTGATCACCCAGATTGGCAGTATTCGGCGAAGCCTGATCGAAGCGGAAGTGACCCAGCAAACCAGCAGTATCTTGAACCCGGGCTTCTGGTCGCCATTGTTCGATCTTCCGTACGATGACCGCCAACGTTTCAATACGCTAATCGGGCAACTCGACGCCACGCACCGGGCCGCCTGGCAACCCGGACAACGCGGGATCACCGCCGCCCTGCTCCTGCTCGCCCTGGTCATCTGGACCGTGGGGCGAAAGCTCGCCGGCCGGTTTCTGGCATGGTTGTGCATCCATCGAATGCCTGAAGGGCGGTTGCGGCGCAGCTCCCTTGCGCTGGCTTCGGTAGTGGCGACGGTGCTGAGCGCCGGCATCGCCCTGCAACTGCTGCACTTTGCCGGGACCCGCCAACTGCCCTACTCGCCGCTGCTGGCCGACCTCGCGCAGTACCTGGAAAAGCTGGCCTATACCTGCGTGCTGATCACCGGATTGAGCCGCGCACTGTTGTCGACCAAACACCCCTCCTGGCGCCTGCCCGACATTGCCGATGAGGTGGCACTGGCGATGGAGCCTTATCCGCGGTTGCTGGCAAGCCTGTTGCTGGTACTGGTGACCCTGGTGCAGATGAGCAATGTCACCGGCATGAGCGCCGAAGTGGTGTTGTTCGGCCGGGGCATCGTCGCGTTGGTCGCGGCGCTGGTGATCGGCGCCCTGCTGTTGCGCGTCAGCAAGACTCGCCGGGAGCTGATAGTCGCCGGCGAAGCCCCCGAAGGCGTGACGACTTCCGCCGGGCTGATTTATGCGCTTACCGGCGCAGCCGTGGTGGTGTCCCTGCTCGCCCTGGTGACAGGCTACGTGACGATGGCCCGTTTCATCACCTATGAAATGGTCTGGGTCTTCATCATCTTCTCCGGTTTCTATCTGCTCACCCAGGTTTACCAGGACACCTGCGACTACCTTTTCTCGCCCCGACAAGCTGCCGGCAAGGCGATCAAACAGCTGCTGGGCATCGGCAACCCGCGACTGGAGCAGATCTGCACGGTGTTCTCCGGAGCAGGCCGCGCCATCCTCATGCTGATCGGCGTCATCGCCCTGTTTGTCGGCGGTGTGGGGACGACGCTCGGACAACTGGTCACCGGCACCGTAGCCATCCTCGGCGGTGAAGGGCTGCGCAAGCTGAACATTGTCCCGGACAACCTGCTGCGTGCCTTCCTGACGCTGATGATCGGCGTCTACCTGATTCGCACGCTACGCCGTTGGCTGGACAAGGAGTTCCTGCCGAAAACCGAGATGGACCCGGGCATGTGCGCCTCGCTGAGCACGCTGTTTGCCAACATCGGCTACGCCTCGGTGGTGCTCCTCACACTGTCGTCGCTTGGGATCAAGTGGACCAACCTGGCCTGGATCGTCAGCGCCTTGTCGGTGGGTATCGGCTTTGGTCTTCAAGAGATCGTGAAGAACTTCATCTCCGGCCTGATACTGCTGACCGAGCGCCCGGTGAAGGTCGGCGACCTGATCAGCATCAGTGGCGTGGAAGGCGATATTCGACGGATCAACGTGCGGGCCACGGAAATACAGCTAGCCGACCGCTCGATCATGATCGTACCCAACTCGCACCTGATTTCGCAGAACCTGCGCAACGTCACCCTCGGCGGCAGCGCCCAGGGCGTGGTGATTCTCGAACTGATGTTCCCGCTGGATATCGATCCGGAGCTGGTGCAAAACCTGCTGATGGACAGCTACACCGAGCATGAATCCATTCTGGATAAACCGGCGCCGTTCCTGCGCTTCAGTCAGCTCAAACCGGAAGGCATCACCCTGACAATCACCGGTTATGTCGGCAGCCCACGCACGGTCGGCGCGATCAAGAGCGAGCTGCTCTTCGAGATTCTCAAACGGCTGGGCGCCGCCGGGATTGAACTGGCGAAACCGCCACCGGCAGCGTGA
- a CDS encoding aldehyde dehydrogenase family protein, whose translation MSNVEILPQVAAFLERRHGCFIDGQWVFAEGDSIAVVNPATGQTLCETLDAPLEIVERAVQSSHKAFKSGVWSNLRPADRERILLNFTRLVEEHAEELAQLETLSQGKSINMARALDLNATVEFMRYMSGWATKIEGQTFDVSIPLPPGAKFTAFTKREPVGVVVGIVPWNFPLLIATWKLMPALATGCTVIIKPAMETPLTAMRLAELALQAGIPAGVFNVVTGGGASVGGVLTSHPLVSKVSFTGSTAVGKSVGVACMENMTRFSLELGGKNPMIVLADADIEKAVQGAILGGLLNNGQVCAAASRFYVHRSIHDQFVEALAAAVSAMPIGAGMNCDAAINPLVSRKQQQSVLKHIELARQQGARVVTGGELLEGDGFFVQPTILADIDHSMAVAREEVFGPVLGVMPFDDEDAVIELANDNRYGLAASLWTNDLGKAMNLVPRIEAGTVWVNAHVLLDPAMPFGGVKQSGMGREFGRAVIEAYTELKSVCIAH comes from the coding sequence ATGAGCAACGTTGAAATCCTGCCCCAGGTTGCTGCATTCCTCGAGCGTCGTCACGGCTGCTTCATTGACGGCCAGTGGGTGTTTGCCGAGGGCGACAGCATCGCCGTGGTCAACCCGGCCACCGGGCAAACCCTGTGCGAAACCCTGGATGCGCCGCTGGAGATCGTAGAGCGCGCCGTGCAGTCGTCGCACAAGGCGTTCAAGTCCGGCGTGTGGTCGAACCTGCGCCCGGCCGACCGTGAACGCATCCTGCTGAACTTTACTCGCCTGGTCGAAGAACACGCCGAAGAGCTGGCCCAGCTGGAAACCCTGAGCCAGGGCAAATCGATCAACATGGCCCGCGCGCTGGACTTGAACGCCACCGTGGAATTCATGCGCTACATGTCCGGCTGGGCGACCAAGATCGAAGGCCAGACCTTCGACGTGTCGATCCCGCTGCCACCGGGCGCGAAGTTCACCGCGTTCACCAAGCGTGAGCCGGTCGGTGTGGTGGTCGGCATCGTGCCGTGGAACTTCCCGCTGCTGATCGCGACCTGGAAGCTGATGCCGGCCCTGGCCACCGGTTGCACGGTGATCATCAAGCCAGCGATGGAAACCCCGCTGACCGCCATGCGCCTGGCTGAGCTGGCGCTGCAAGCGGGCATCCCGGCCGGCGTGTTCAACGTGGTTACCGGTGGTGGTGCCTCGGTCGGCGGTGTGCTGACTTCGCACCCTCTGGTGAGCAAGGTGTCGTTCACCGGTTCCACCGCCGTGGGCAAGAGTGTCGGTGTGGCGTGCATGGAAAACATGACGCGCTTCTCCCTGGAACTGGGCGGCAAGAACCCGATGATCGTGCTCGCCGATGCCGACATCGAAAAAGCCGTGCAAGGCGCGATCCTCGGTGGCTTGCTGAACAACGGCCAGGTCTGCGCCGCTGCGTCGCGCTTCTACGTACACCGCTCGATCCACGACCAATTCGTCGAAGCCCTGGCCGCCGCCGTCTCGGCGATGCCGATCGGCGCCGGCATGAACTGTGACGCGGCGATCAACCCGCTGGTGTCGCGCAAGCAACAACAAAGCGTGCTCAAGCACATCGAATTGGCCCGCCAGCAAGGTGCGCGCGTAGTGACGGGTGGTGAGCTGCTCGAAGGCGACGGTTTCTTCGTGCAGCCGACCATTCTGGCGGACATCGACCACAGCATGGCCGTGGCCCGTGAAGAAGTGTTCGGCCCGGTGCTGGGCGTGATGCCGTTCGACGACGAAGACGCCGTGATCGAACTGGCCAACGACAACCGCTACGGCCTGGCCGCGAGCCTGTGGACCAATGACCTGGGCAAGGCGATGAACCTGGTGCCGCGCATCGAAGCCGGTACGGTGTGGGTCAACGCCCACGTGCTGCTCGACCCGGCGATGCCGTTCGGGGGCGTCAAGCAATCGGGCATGGGGCGTGAGTTTGGGCGTGCGGTGATCGAGGCTTACACCGAGCTTAAATCGGTGTGTATCGCGCATTGA
- a CDS encoding c-type cytochrome produces MFTSLRLPLIGLLSFTLVQAVSAAECATDTRRGAEVFATECSVCHAVTKGTTGMMGPNLFGVYGRKSGSLAGFSYSQAMRDKDVDWQAENITQLITQPQAFVPGTYMPYMGLASADDRQAVACLLKEQH; encoded by the coding sequence ATGTTCACTTCGCTGCGTTTGCCCCTCATCGGCTTGCTGTCGTTCACCCTGGTTCAGGCGGTGTCTGCCGCCGAGTGCGCCACGGATACCCGTCGTGGTGCCGAAGTGTTTGCCACCGAGTGCAGTGTCTGCCATGCGGTGACCAAGGGCACGACCGGCATGATGGGGCCGAACCTGTTCGGCGTGTACGGGCGCAAGTCCGGCTCGCTGGCGGGTTTCAGCTACTCCCAGGCCATGCGCGACAAAGACGTCGACTGGCAGGCCGAGAACATCACGCAATTGATCACCCAGCCCCAGGCCTTCGTGCCGGGCACCTACATGCCGTACATGGGCCTGGCGTCCGCCGACGACCGCCAGGCGGTCGCGTGCTTGCTCAAAGAACAACACTGA
- a CDS encoding methyl-accepting chemotaxis protein translates to MDSLRQGQPKVFVDARQIKVLEPLSPIAGAAPWGVLVGVPQKVLLAPVTTLQKELDAQGVQSTALELLLGGGSALLGLLLIWYTALRITRPLQVLTRVMEDISLGEGDLTRRLQVQSRDEIGQLATAFNRFVERIHHSIREVSSAALGVNEGARRVLDASNSSMSNFDDQSTRTNSVAAAINQLGAAAQEIAHNASDASQQASSARQQAEDGRQVVQRTIEVMNELSGKISASCANIEVLNDKTVNIGQILEVIKGISQQTNLLALNAAIEAARAGEAGRGFAVVADEVRSLAGRTQASALEIQQMIEELQVGARESVTTMTESQRHSEESVTIANLAGTRLGSVTQRIGEIDNVNQSVAAATEEQTAVVEALNVDITRINTLNQQGVENLQSTLRACTELEQQAGRLNQLVGSFRI, encoded by the coding sequence ATGGACAGCCTGCGTCAGGGCCAGCCCAAAGTGTTTGTCGACGCCCGACAAATCAAGGTGCTTGAACCGCTTTCACCGATTGCCGGTGCCGCGCCTTGGGGCGTGCTGGTCGGTGTGCCGCAGAAGGTGTTGCTGGCGCCGGTCACCACCTTGCAGAAAGAGCTCGATGCCCAAGGCGTGCAAAGCACCGCGCTGGAACTGCTGCTCGGCGGCGGCTCGGCCCTGCTCGGCCTGCTGCTGATCTGGTACACGGCGCTGCGCATCACCCGGCCGCTGCAGGTGCTGACCCGGGTCATGGAGGATATTTCCCTGGGCGAAGGCGACCTGACCCGGCGCCTGCAAGTGCAATCGCGGGATGAAATCGGGCAGCTGGCGACGGCGTTCAACCGCTTTGTCGAGCGCATCCACCATTCGATCCGCGAGGTGTCGTCTGCCGCCCTGGGCGTCAATGAAGGCGCACGGCGCGTACTGGATGCTTCGAACTCCTCGATGAGCAATTTCGACGATCAATCGACCCGCACCAACAGCGTGGCGGCGGCGATCAACCAGCTTGGCGCTGCCGCCCAGGAGATCGCCCATAACGCCTCGGATGCCTCGCAACAGGCTTCGTCTGCCCGCCAGCAAGCCGAGGATGGGCGTCAGGTGGTGCAGCGCACGATCGAGGTGATGAACGAGCTGTCCGGCAAGATCAGTGCCTCGTGCGCCAACATCGAAGTGCTCAACGACAAGACCGTGAACATCGGGCAGATCCTCGAAGTGATCAAGGGCATTTCCCAGCAGACCAATTTGCTCGCGCTCAACGCCGCGATTGAAGCGGCGCGGGCCGGTGAAGCGGGCCGTGGGTTTGCAGTGGTGGCCGACGAAGTGCGCAGCCTGGCCGGACGCACCCAGGCCTCGGCGCTGGAGATCCAGCAGATGATCGAGGAACTGCAAGTGGGCGCGCGGGAATCGGTCACCACCATGACCGAAAGCCAGCGCCACAGCGAAGAAAGCGTCACCATCGCCAACCTCGCCGGCACCCGCCTGGGCAGCGTGACCCAACGCATCGGCGAGATCGACAACGTCAACCAGTCCGTCGCCGCCGCCACCGAGGAACAGACCGCCGTGGTCGAAGCCCTGAACGTCGACATCACCCGGATCAACACCCTGAACCAGCAAGGGGTGGAGAATCTGCAATCGACATTGCGCGCCTGTACCGAGCTGGAGCAACAGGCCGGGCGATTGAATCAGTTGGTGGGGAGTTTTCGGATCTGA
- a CDS encoding amino acid permease → MLKKSALGWPKIAGLGIALVVAGQFSGWNFGLAAGGWLNMLIATLLMALLCGGLALCVAELSTALPSAGGVFVYAQSAFGPFVGYLVGVACALALTIGTGAAATFICAYTESIFGLGGWPVKIALFAVIIGIHMRGVGEAMGLTFIAGIIAVVALLTFGVAMAPHVELTNLLALPANVATPVSLGGIFACVPFAIWLFITVEQTGSAAEEAHNPGRTMPRGILAAIGTLLVTALVVLVCAPGAGGVELVGSAGDPLYAAMSSNSAFGDGSWLAKVIGCGAVFGLIATFFSLVYAASRQLFAMARDGLFPQWLGKTGKRGTPWPALLLIGAIGLPLSEVDPATVMLAVVLLLNVCYLFIFGAYLRIKTSQPDLPRPFTLIGGKQVAWLGLTLTLVVIAACFQLDMLMLIALAVTFTLCIFNYLLRNRRTTAIEVPDHA, encoded by the coding sequence GTGCTCAAGAAAAGTGCGCTGGGCTGGCCCAAGATTGCCGGCCTCGGAATTGCGTTGGTGGTGGCCGGGCAGTTTTCCGGTTGGAACTTCGGGCTGGCGGCCGGTGGCTGGTTGAACATGCTGATCGCCACGTTGCTGATGGCCCTGCTCTGCGGTGGCCTGGCGTTGTGCGTGGCGGAGCTGTCGACGGCGCTGCCCAGCGCCGGCGGTGTATTCGTCTATGCGCAAAGCGCTTTCGGGCCGTTCGTGGGTTATCTGGTCGGCGTGGCCTGCGCACTGGCGCTGACCATTGGCACCGGCGCGGCAGCGACGTTCATCTGCGCCTACACCGAGTCGATTTTCGGCCTCGGCGGCTGGCCGGTGAAGATCGCCCTGTTCGCGGTGATCATCGGCATCCACATGCGCGGCGTCGGTGAGGCCATGGGCCTGACCTTCATCGCAGGCATCATCGCCGTGGTCGCCTTGCTCACGTTCGGCGTCGCCATGGCACCCCATGTCGAACTGACCAATCTGCTGGCATTGCCGGCCAACGTGGCAACGCCGGTGAGCCTCGGCGGTATCTTCGCCTGCGTGCCGTTCGCCATCTGGCTGTTCATCACCGTCGAGCAAACCGGCTCGGCCGCCGAGGAGGCGCACAACCCCGGCCGCACCATGCCCCGCGGCATTCTCGCAGCCATCGGCACCTTGCTGGTGACCGCGCTGGTGGTGCTGGTGTGCGCACCGGGTGCCGGTGGCGTCGAACTGGTCGGGTCCGCGGGTGATCCGTTGTACGCGGCGATGTCCAGCAACAGCGCCTTCGGTGACGGTTCGTGGCTGGCCAAGGTGATTGGCTGCGGCGCGGTGTTCGGCTTGATCGCGACCTTCTTTTCCCTGGTCTACGCCGCTTCCCGGCAACTGTTCGCCATGGCCCGCGACGGCCTGTTCCCGCAATGGCTGGGCAAGACCGGCAAACGCGGCACGCCCTGGCCGGCGCTGTTGCTGATCGGTGCCATCGGCCTGCCGCTGTCGGAAGTGGACCCGGCCACGGTGATGCTCGCGGTCGTGTTGCTGCTCAACGTTTGCTACCTGTTCATTTTCGGCGCGTACCTGCGCATCAAGACCAGTCAACCGGACCTGCCACGCCCGTTCACCCTGATCGGCGGCAAACAGGTTGCGTGGCTCGGCCTGACCCTGACGCTGGTGGTGATCGCCGCCTGCTTCCAGCTCGACATGCTGATGCTGATCGCCCTCGCCGTGACCTTCACCCTGTGCATTTTCAATTACCTGCTGCGCAACCGTCGCACCACCGCCATCGAGGTTCCAGACCATGCCTGA